A genomic region of Platichthys flesus chromosome 4, fPlaFle2.1, whole genome shotgun sequence contains the following coding sequences:
- the LOC133951853 gene encoding extracellular calcium-sensing receptor-like has product MHKPGDVILGGLFEVHYTSVFPELTFTSEPTQLSCQGFDPPAFRHAMTMAFAIEEINRSADLLPNVTLGYSLYDNCATLVIGFSAALSLASGREEDYLLQKACVGPPPVLGIVGDSFSTFSIATSDVIGLFKLPIVSYFATCSCLSDRQRFPSFFRTIPSDAFQVRAMIQILQHFGWTWAGLLVSDDDYGLHISRSFQPELAASGGGCLAYTEILPWGDDPVKLGRIVEVMKKSTARVVIVFAHQIHMIQLMKEVVRQNVKGLQWMASEAWTSAAVLQSPDLMPYLGGTLGIAIRRGEIPGLRDFLLHIRPDRENNTNIGNSMVRQFWEHTFQCRFAPAPAAWMEVAGVLCTGDEDIENVETEFLDVSNLRPEYNIYKAVYALAYALDDLLRCEPGGGPFSSHSCAAVQSLQPWQLMYYLEKVNFTTPFGDEVSFDENGDALPIYDIMNWQWLPDGRTKVHLVGEVKKSATKGEELTLHDEKIFWNFESKQAPRSVCSESCTPGTRMARKKGEPVCCFDCVPCSEGEFTNETDSMECSSCPEDFWSSPQRDHCVPKKTEFLSYHEPLGICLTTASLLGTIFSAVVLGIFIHHRSTPMVRANNSELSFLLLVSLKLCFLCSLLFIGRPRAWTCQLRHAAFGISFVLCVSCILVKTMVVLAVFKASKPGGGATLKWFGSVQQRGTVLVLTSVQAAICTAWLVSASPAPHKNTQYHNDKIVYECVVGSTIGFAVLLGYIGLLAVLSFLLAFLARNLPDNFNEAKLITFSMLIFCIVWVAFVPAYVNSPGKYADAVEVFAILASSFGLLVALFGPKCYIILLRPERNTKKAILSRGHTK; this is encoded by the exons ATGCACAAGCCTGGTGATGTGATTCTGGGTGGGTTGTTTGAAGTCCACTACACCTCCGTGTTCCCTGAGCTGACGTTCACCTCAGAGCCGACTCAGCTCAGCTGCCAGGG CTTTGACCCTCCAGCCTTCAGACATGCCATGACCATGGCCTTTGCTATCGAAGAGATCAACAGAAGCGCTGACCTGCTGCCTAATGTGACTCTGGGATACAGTCTGTACGATAACTGTGCCACGCTGGTGATTGGATTCAGTGCCGCGTTGTCTCTGGCCAGCGGTCGAGAGGAGGACTATCTGCTTCAGAAGGCCTGTGTGGGGCCTCCTCCAGTCCTGGGGATTGTGGGTGATTCCTTTTCAACGTTTTCTATCGCCACCTCTGATGTGATAGGTTTATTCAAACTGCCCATT GTGAGTTATTTTGCCACGTGTTCCTGCCTGAGTGACCGTCAAAGATTCCCGTCCTTCTTCAGGACAATACCAAGTGATGCTTTTCAG GTGCGTGCCATGATTCAGATACTCCAACATTTTGGCTGGACGTGGGCAGGCCTGCTGGTCAGTGATGATGACTACGGACTCCACATTTCCAGATCTTTTCAGCCTGAGTTGGCTGCGTCCGGTGGAGGTTGTCTGGCCTACACAGAGATCTTACCCTGGGGTGACGACCCAGTCAAACTGGGGAGGATTGTGGAGGTGATGAAGAAATCCACAGCTCGTGTGGTCATCGTGTTTGCACATCAGATCCATATGATACAGTTAATGAAAGAG GTGGTGAGGCAGAATGTGAAAGGCTTGCAGTGGATGGCCAGTGAAGCCTGGACAtcagctgctgtgctgcagtcCCCTGACCTCATGCCTTACCTGGGCGGAACACTGGGCATCGCCATCCGTCGGGGAGAAATACCAGGACTCAGGGACTTTCTGTTACACATCCGTCctgacagagaaaacaacactaACATTGGAAATAGCATG GTGAGACAGTTTTGGGAACACACATTTCAGTGTAGATTTGCTCCAGCTCCGGCAGCTTGGATGGAAGTAGCAGGAGTGTTGTGCACTGGGGATGAAGACATAGAGAATGTGGAGACAGAGTTTCTAGATGTCTCTAACCTCCGGCCTGAGTACAATATCTACAAGGCAGTGTATGCTCTGGCGTACGCGCTCGATGACTTGCTGCGCTGTGAGCCAGGGGGAGGACCTTTCAGTAGCCacagctgtgctgctgtgcaAAGCCTGCAGCCATGGCAG CTTATGTATTACTTGGAGAAGGTCAACTTCACCACACCATTTGGTGATGAAGTGTCATTTGATGAAAACGGCGATGCCTTACCGATCTATGACATCATGAACTGGCAGTGGCTTCCTGATGGAAGAACTAAAGTTCACCTTGTGGGTGAGGTTAAGAAATCCGCCACTAAAGGTGAAGAACTCACACTTCATGACGAGAAGATCTTCTGGAACTTTGAATCCAAAcag GCTCCTCGGTCAGTCTGCAGTGAGAGCTGTACTCCAGGAACCCGCATGGCCAGAAAGAAGGGGGAACCTGTGTGCTGTTTTGACTGTGTCCCTTGTTCTGAGGGAGAGTTCACAAATGAAACAG ACTCCATGGAGTGCAGCAGCTGTCCAGAAGATTTCTGGTCCAGCCCCCAGCGTGACCACTGTGTTCCAAAGAAAACAGAGTTCCTCTCCTACCATGAACCTCTGGGTATCTGCCTGACCACCGCCTCCCTGCTGGGCACGATTTTCTCTGCTGTCGTCCTGGGTATCTTCATCCATCACCGCAGCACCCCCATGGTGCGTGCAAACAATTCAGAACTCAGCTTCCTACTCTTGGTTTCACTGAAGTTATGTTTCCTTTGCTCTTTGCTGTTCATCGGGCGACCCAGAGCATGGACCTGCCAGCTGAGACATGCGGCATTTGGCATCAgctttgtgctttgtgtgtcGTGTATCCTGGTTAAAACCATGGTGGTGCTGGCGGTGTTCAAGGCCTCCAAGCCAGGAGGGGGAGCAACTCTGAAGTGGTTTGgctctgtgcagcagagagggacagtTCTGGTTCTTACTTCTGTTCAAGCAGCAATCTGCACTGCCTGGCTTGTGTCTGCTTCACCAGCTCCACATAAAAACACCCAGTATCACAATGACAAGATAGTGTATGAGTGTGTAGTCGGCTCCACGATCGGCTTCGCAGTGTTGCTTGGCTACATTGGATTACTAGCTGTGCTCAGCTTCCTGTTAGCTTTTCTGGCGAGGAATCTCCCTGACAACTTCAACGAGGCCAAACTCATCACATTCAGCATGTTGATCTTCTGCATAGTGTGGGTAGCCTTCGTTCCTGCTTATGTCAACTCACCAGGCAAATACGCAGATGCAGTGGAGGTATTTGCCATCCTGGCCTCTAGTTTTGGCCTCTTGGTGGCGCTGTTTGGACCCAAATGTTACATCATCCTATTGAGACCAGAGAGGAACACAAAGAAAGCCATCTTGAGTCGAGGCCACACAAAGTGA